In Pyrus communis chromosome 1, drPyrComm1.1, whole genome shotgun sequence, the following are encoded in one genomic region:
- the LOC137734515 gene encoding probable polygalacturonase At3g15720, which translates to MLEIPCGKTFKLKPVHFQGPCKSRSVQIKVLINLFIGFFGTIIAPAYISGWTGCVGNSWLLFSNVDNLMINGSGKIDGQGENWWHKPKEHHKHKALRLSNCSNLHLRGLTHVNSPRSHIYIGNSENVTLTHLNITAPESSPNTDGIDLSSSKNVSIHESTIATGDDCIAIKGNCSKINITGIMCGPGHGISVGSLGAQGAFETVEEVFVGNCTLTGSMYGARIKTWQGGSGYARNIHFQHIHLREAKNPIIIDQFYCNGRHDCKNSAVSVSNVTYFGVRGTSARKDAITLKCASTNCTNISMNKINISSWDYGSEVSAYCLNVKGTSSCSTPTVPCLNGVCEGGGDCGSEDFVFY; encoded by the exons ATGCTTGAAATACCTTGCGGAAAGACATTTAAACTGAAACCTGTGCATTTCCAGGGCCCCTGCAAGTCGAGATCAGTTCAAATTAAGGTACTAATTAATTTGTTCATTGGA TTTTTTGGAACTATCATTGCTCCTGCGTATATAAGTGGATGGACTGGTTGTGTTGGAAATAGCTGGCTACTATTTTCAAACGTGGACAACCTCATGATCAATGGATCGGGAAAGATTGACGGCCAGGGTGAAAATTGGTGGCATAAACCAAAGGAACACCACAAACACAAA GCTTTACGGCTCAGCAACTGCTCTAATCTTCATCTTAGGGGACTTACTCATGTTAATAGCCCAAGAAGCCATATTTATATCGGTAACAGTGAAAATGTAACTCTCACTCATCTCAATATAACTGCACCTGAATCAAGCCCTAACACTGATGGAATTGATCTCTCAAGCTCAAAAAATGTGAGCATCCATGAAAGTACCATTGCAACTG ggGATGACTGCATTGCTATCAAGGGAAATTGTTCCAAGATCAATATTACAGGGATTATGTGTGGCCCAGGGCATGGTATAAG CGTGGGAAGCCTTGGAGCACAAGGAGCGTTTGAAACAGTTGAAGAAGTGTTCGTGGGAAACTGTACCCTCACAGGGTCCATGTATGGAGCAAGGATCAAGACCTGGCAG GGAGGTTCAGGGTACGCCAGGAACATCCATTTCCAACACATCCATCTTAGGGAAGCCAAAAATCCGATCATCATTGACCAGTTTTACTGCAATGGTCGACACGACTGCAAAAATTCG GCAGTGTCAGTGAGCAATGTTACATATTTTGGTGTGAGGGGAACTAGTGCTAGGAAGGATGCAATCACATTGAAGTGTGCAAGTACAAATTGCACCAACATTTCAATGAACAAGATTAACATTTCATCATGGGACTATGGAAGTGAGGTTTCTGCTTATTGTCTGAATGTAAAAGGAACATCAAGCTGCTCCACACCTACTGTGCCTTGCCTGAACGGTGTTTGCGAGGGTGGAGGTGACTGTGGAAGTGAAGATTTTgtcttttattaa